The genomic window GTATCTTTGTCGGCGGTAAAGCAATGAATAACAGCGTCGCTGATATCTCCGCGCCAGTGCTGCAGCATATCGCGCATGCGCGGCCCCGCATCACGCTCATGCAGAAAAAGGGGCAAGCCGCTGCTGGCGGCCAGCGCAAGCTGTGCTTCAAAGGCGCGTTCCTGCTCCTGCGGAGTTGAAAAGTTGCGGTTGAAATCCAGCCCGCATTCGCCCACCGCCACAACGCCCGGATGCTGATGCAGTTCAGCCAGTTGCTGGCCGAGCGTGTCTGTCCACTGGCTGGCATCGTGAGGGTGAATGCCCGCCGTGGCAAAGACACCGCTGTACTGCTCGCTGAGGCTGGCTGCCTGACGAGCATGAAGTAGATCGGTGCCGGTCAGGATCAGGGTGGTGACGTTGGCAGCATGGGCGCGTTCAATGACCTCTGGGAGATCACGCTGAAAACTGTCGTGAGTCAGGTTGGCACCAATGTCCACCAGCGGGGCAGGTGATTGAAAGCGCAAGGCTTCGGGTAGTGTCGAATTGTCACGCAGAGTGGTCACACAAGGCTCCTTCAGGAATTTAGCCACAGCGAATTTGCAGCGCTCAGTCTACCTTGCCAAGAAAGCTTCCACGAGACGTCTGCAAGGTAAACATTATCAAGGCAGCATGCGTTACACTATGGCCTTTATTATGCGTTTCATGATGATGGAGAACACTGAGTGACCTTGTTACGACTTGAACAGCTGCAACTCGCTTACGGCACCCAAGTATTGCTTGACCGCGCTGACCTGACGGTCGAAAAAGGCGAGCGGCTGGCGCTGGTCGGGCGCAACGGCACCGGTAAATCAACGCTTTTAAAGCTGGTGGCTGGCGATATCAAACCCGATGATGGCACCATCTGGCGTGCGCCTGGGCTGAAAATTGGTGTTCTGTCTCAGGAGTTGCCGGAGTCTTCCGGTATGACCATCTTCGATATGGTTGCCCAGGGGCTGCCTGAAGCCGGTGACTTGCTTTCCGAGTATCACCATCTGATCAACGATCCTGACCCTGACATGAACCGCATGGCGGTGTTGCAAACCCGGATCGAGGCGATTGATGGCTGGTCATTCCATCAGCGTATTGATGTGGTGCTTACTCGCCTGGGGTTGCCACCTGAAGCTGAAATGAGTGCGCTTTCCGGCGGCTGGCGGCGGCGCGTAGCCCTGGCGCGGGCCCTGGTGGCCGAGCCTGATCTGCTGTTGCTGGACGAGCCGACCAACCACCTGGATCTTGACACCATCGCCTGGCTGGAAGAGCAGTTGCTGGCGTTTAATGGCGCTGTGCTACTGATTACCCACGACCGTGCCTTCCTGTCCAAACTGGCCACCCATATTCTCGAACTGGATCGTGGCAAGCTGGGCCGCTACCCCGGGAAATACGCTGAATACCAGGAACGCAAGCAGCACGAACTGGAAGTCGAAGCGCGTGAGAATGCGCTTTTTGACAAAAAGCTGGCCCAGGAGGAAGCCTGGATTCGTCAAGGCGTCAAGGCACGTCGTACCCGTAATGAAGGCCGTGTACGCGAGCTTGAGCAGATGCGCATGGAGCGCAGCCAGCGTCGCGAACGTCAGGGCACGGCCAATCTGTCGGTGGATAGCGGCGAGCGTACCGGTAAGCGGGTCGTCAAGCTGAAAGGCGTGACCCAACGCTTTGGTGATGAGGTCATCCTGCGCGATGTCAATCTGGAAGTCATGCGCGGCGACCGGATTGGTTTTCTGGGCCGTAACGGCGCCGGTAAGACAACCTTGCTTAAAATTCTGCTGGGAGAGTTGGCTCCCACAGAAGGCAGCGTACAGCTGGGTACTAACCTGCAGGTAGCCTATTTCGACCAGCTGCGTGCCGGGCTTGAGTTGAACAAAACCGTCTATGATAACGTGGCCCAAGGCAGCGACCGTGTCAGCGTAGGGGGCAAGGATCGCCATGTCATGAGCTATCTGCAGGACTTCCTGTTTACGCCTGATCGGGTGCGTCAGCCGGTCAAGGCGCTGTCTGGCGGTGAATCCAATCGTCTTCTGCTGGCCAAACTGTTTACCCAGCCTGCCAATGTTCTGGTTCTTGATGAGCCGACCAACGATCTGGATATGGAAACCCTGGAGCTGCTTGAAGAGCTGCTACTGGATTTCGACGGAACCCTGTTGCTGGTCTCTCACGACCGTACCTTTATGGATAACGTTGTCACCAGTATGTTGGCGTTTGAAGGTCAAGGCTGCGTGCGTGAGTATGTGGGCGGCTATACCGACTGGATTCGTCAGGGTGGCAAGTTGCCCCCGGCGCCGTGGGACGGTGCGGCTCGTCAACACACCGAGCCAACCAGCGAGGTGGCCGAGAAAGCTCAGGATAAACCGGCGGCCGAGCCTGCGCGTAAAACCGTCAAACTTTCCTACAAGTTGCAGCGTGAACTGGATGGGTTGCCGGCCGATATCGAGCGCCTTGAAGGCGAAATAGAAACCTTGGAGCAGGAGGTGGGTGATCCAGCGTTTTACCAGCAGGACGCCAGTGTCGTCACGGCCAGGCTGCAGGCGCTGGAAAACGTCCAGCAATCATTGGAAGCCGCCATGGAGCGTTGGATGGAGCTTGAAGCGATGGCTAACGGTGAGCAGTAATTAGCGGCTTGGCAAGGCAGTTCTGTCAGTAGCGACCCAGTAAGAACAACAAGGCACCCGAACGGGTGCCTTGTCAGATTCACTAAGAGCTTGTGTTGAACGATACGGTTACTCGGCGCTTTCTTCGCCTTTCTTACCAACGCGCACAGCAAGTACATCGCACTGAGCGCCGTGCAGTACACCAGTTGATGTAGAACCCAGCAACAATGCGAAACCATGACGGCCATGGGAGCCAACGACAATCAGGTCCACGTCGTGTTCCTGGGCAAAACGATGGATTTCAGTATCCGGCATGCCCACCAGCACGTGCTGGTCTTCGCTGGGAATATGCGTTTCGGCAATTTCTGCCAGGCGCTTTTTGGCGTGATCATCCAATTGATCCTGAATGCTGGTGAGATCCATGGGAATATCGCCGCCATAGGCAAAACCGAGGGGCTCCAGGGTATGCATGATGGAGATCTTGGCGTCATTGTTACGTTCGGCAATCGCCACGGCGCGTTCAAGGACTTTATGGGAATCTTTGGTCAAATCCACCGCGACCAGAATATGATGGTAGCTCATGGGTGCTCCTCAAAATAAGACAGTCAGCTGAGAACAATAAAGTGTGTACTCTTTACTTTAGGCGGGTTTTCGTTAAGTAACAACGACCTGGATCATTATTTTGAAGATCTGCTAGATTTTCGGGCAGATCGTCCATGTCGTCATCCCTATACCCAGAGAGGCAAGCAATGGAATGGTTTTTTATTATTATCGTGGTGATGCTTGTGGCGGCACCGGTGATGTGGCTGAAGCCTAGCCCGCGTCAGCAGCGTCAGGCGTTGCTGCGCAACAGTGTGCGCAAGCAGGGCGTTGATGTGAAAATGGCTGTGCCGCCGCTGCATGATGTCAAACAGGCAATGCCTGGTTACCAATGGCGTTACCCGCAGCAAGCCCCCGGGCCGGATTTTCTTCTCGTCCGAGACAGCGATGCCAGTGATGCCCTGACCCCCTACCATGCAGGCTGGCGCTGGCGGATAGCACCGTTACGCGCCTGGCCGGAACCGGCGGATAGCGTTCTCAAGGCCTTACTGGAGCGTTTGCCCCAGGATGCCTTGGTGCTGGAGTCCAGCGAATCCTCACTGACCTTATGGTGGTGGGAGTCGCAGAATGCCGAACGCTTTTCCAGCTATATCGAAGATTTTGTCACGCTGCGTGATTGCCTGAAAGGCCACGCGGACCGCCCGAAAAAACAGCATAAAGCATCGGCCTTGACTCATGGCAGGGACGACGTCTCTGCCTCCTGATCCTGTGCCTGAATCGCCAGGCCGTTAGCCTCGATATGCGCAAGCCAGTCCTCAAGCTGTTGTATTTGCTGGTCACTTAAGCCAGCAAGCATTTCCTGACGGGCCTTTGAGGCAATCGCATCAATCTGTTCAAGCAGAGGCAATGCTTCATCGGTCAGATAGATACGTTTGGCCCGCCGATCATTGCCACAGGCCTGGCGTGTAATCAGCCCCTGGGATTCCAACTGACTCAGCGTGCGTACCAGCGAAGGTGCTTCAACGCCGATATTACGCGCAAGCTCGCATTGGGTTTGCCCATTTCCCATGCGCCAGAGGTGGTACAAGGTGACCCAGCGGGTCTGAGTGAGGCCTAGCGGCGCCAGACGACGATCAATGATCGAGCGCCATAAATGTGGGAGTCGGGCAATGCGGAAGCCAATAGTAGACGCCATAAATCAACCTGCAGATGGTGGCTATGTTAAATACCCATGTTCATTACCAAGTGTCGATAGGCAATGAGTTGAATGCAAGTCCTGGTTGAGAGCGCCATCCACTGGACAGATGTCATTCAAGGCTTGACGTCTGAAATAATCTCGACCAAGCTAAGGCAATCAAACGGTCGTATGAATTTGTTTCTGTCACCAGTCCAATGGAGTAAGGCGGATGATCTATCAAGGTAATGCCATTTCGGTGGCGCGCAGCGATGACGATATCGCAACCCTCACTTTTGACCTGCAGGGTGAATCTGTCAACAAGCTTTCCAGCGCGGTGATCAAAGAGCTTGGTGAGGCCGTCCAGGCCCTGAATGCCGAGCATGGCCTGAATGGCCTGATTATCGCCAGCGGGAAAGAGGCATTTATTGTCGGCGCGGATATTACCGAGTTTCATCAGCTCTTCGATAAAGGCCAGGATTATCTTGTTGAGATGAACCTCAAGGTGCATGAAATTTTTAATGCCATCGAAGATCTGCCTTTCCCCACTGTCACGGCTATCAATGGGCTAGCGCTGGGCGGTGGCTGTGAAGTGCTGCTGACCACCGATTTTCGCGTGATGAGCGAAAAAGCCAAGATTGGTCTGCCGGAAACCAAGCTGGGGATTATTCCCGGCTGGGGTGGCTGTGTGCGCCTGCCACGCATGATAGGCGCAGATAATGCCATTGAATGGATCGCCGGAGGAACGGAAAACCGGGCCGATGCCGCTTTAAAAGTCGGTGCCGTTGATGCGGTAGTGCCGCAGGACGACCTGCTGGATGCCGCCGCTGATATTCTGCACCGCGCCAATGCCGGTGAGCTGGATATTGAAGCACGTCGTAATGAAAAGAAATCAGCGCTGAAACTCAATGCCATTGAACAGATGATGGTGTTTGAAACGGCCAAAGGTTACGTTGCAGGTAAGGCGGGGCCGCATTATCCGGCACCGATTGAAGCCATCAAGGTGATCCAGAAAGGCGCCGGTGAAGAGCGCGAACGTGCTCAGCAGATTGAAGCCAACACCTTTGCGCGCATGGCCCTGACGGATGTGGCCTTTAACCTTGTTGGCCTGTTCATGAATGACCAGCTGGTCAAGAAAAAGGGCAGCGGTTACGAAAAGCAGTCTCAACCGGTTAAGCAGACTGCCGTGCTGGGCGCCGGCATCATGGGGGGCGGTATTGCCTATCAAAGTGCCTCCAAGGGCACCCCCATCCTGATGAAGGATATCAAAGACGATGCCATTGAGCTGGGCCTTAAGGAGGCGCGCAAGCTGTTTGCCAAACAGGTTGACCGCAAGAAACTCAGCGTTGACCAGATGGCAGCTCGGCTTTCCAATATTCGCCCCACGCTTTCCTATGGTGATTTTGGCAACGTTGATCTGGTGGTCGAAGCCGTGGTTGAAAACCCCAAGGTGAAAGACGCCGTTCTGACTGAGGTAGAAGACAAGGTCAGCGACAGCACCATCCTGACCTCCAACACGTCAACGATTTCGATTAACCGTCTGGCGAAAAACCTTAAGCGCCCGGAAAATTTCTGCGGCATGCACTTTTTTAACCCGGTACATCGTATGCCGCTGGTGGAAGTCATCCGCGGTGAAAAGACCTCGGACGCCGCCGTTGCCGCGACCGTTGCCTATGCCCGTGCCATGGGCAAGACGCCGATTGTAGTCAACGATTGCCCGGGCTTTCTGGTCAACCGTGTGCTGTTTCCCTACTTTGGCGGTTTCAGCTTCCTGATGGAGCAAGGCGCTGATTTCCAGCGAGTCGATAAGGTCATGGAAAAATTCGGCTGGCCGATGGGGCCTGCCTATCTGCTGGATGTGGTCGGGCTGGATACCGCCGTGCATGCCAATGAAGTGATGGCCGAGGGTTTCCCGGATCGTATGGCGCGTGAGACGAAAACGGCCATTCAGGTGATGTTTGACAATGACCGCCTGGGGCAGAAAAACGCCAAGGGTTTTTACACTTATGAAGAAGACAAGAAAGGTAAACCCGTCAAGGTAAGCGATGAGCAGGCGCATTCGCTGGTCAGCAGCGTGGTCAAGGAAACCAAGGAGTTTTCCGATGACGATATTATCGCCCGCATGATGGTGCCGCTATGCCTTGAAACGGTGCGCTGCCTGGAAGATGGCATTGTTGATTCTGCCGCAGAGGCAGATATGGCCTTGATCTATGGGATTGGTTTCCCGCCTTTCCGTGGGGGCGCGCTGCGCTATATCGATGCCATGGGTGTCGCTGAGTTTGTCGCCCAGGCGGATGCGCTGGCCGAGGAGCTGGGCGCACTCTATGCCCCGACCCCGAAACTACGTGAAATGGCGCGTGATCATTCACGTTTTTATCCCGCTAACGCCTGATCAACCACCGCACAGAGGAGATTGAAAATGAGTTTGAACCCGAGAGATATCGTGGTGGTTGATGCAACCCGTACCGCCATGGCTAAAGCCAAGCAGGGTGCCTTTCGCCATGTTCGTGCTGAAAACCTGTCGGCCGCTGTCATGCAGTCACTGTTTGATCGCAACCCCAACCTTGATCCGTCAGAAGTGGATGATGTGATCTGGGGGTGTGTCAACCAGACCCTGGAACAGGCCATGAACATCGCCCGCAACGCGGCGATCATGACCGGCATTCCCCGCTCTGTGCCTGCGCAGACGGTCAATCGGCTGTGTGGATCCTCCATGAGCGCCCTGCATATTGCAGCGGCGAACATCAAGGCGGGTATGGGAGACTTCTTTATTATCGGCGGCGTTGAGCACATGGAGCATGTGCCCATGACCCACGGCGTGGATGTTAACCCGGCTGCCAGCAAACATGCGGCCAAGGCCGCCATGATGATGGGCCTGACGGCAGAACTGCTGGGCAAGATGCACGGCATTAGTCGCGAAGATCAGGACAAGTTTGGCGTGCGTTCCCACCAGCGCGCTCAGGCGGCGATGGAAAACGGCTACTTTGCTAACGAAATTGTTGGTGTGGAAGGGCATGATGCCAAGGGCTTCAAGGTGCTGGTGAAAAACGACGAAGTGATTCGCCCGGAAAGCACTCTGGAATCCATGGCGGCTCTGAAGCCGGTGTTTGATCCGCGCAGCGGCACCGTGACCGCTGGCACCTCATCGGCCCTTTCGGTCGGGGCTTCTGCCATGGCGGTAATGAGCTATGAGCGTGCCCAAGCATTGGGCCTGACACCCATGGCCAGGGTTCTGTCAACCGGTGTAGCTGGTTGCGATGCGTCTATCATGGGCTATGGCCCGGTGCCTGCTTCCAAAAAGGCGCTTAAAGCGGCTGGGCTTAAAGCAGACGATATCGACACCGTTGAGCTTAATGAAGCCTTTGCAGCCCAAGGCCTACCCGTATTGAAAGATCTTGGCTTCCTCGATGCCATGGATGAAAAGGTCAACCTGCACGGTGGCGCGATTGCCCTGGGGCACCCCTTGGGCTGTTCGGGCTCACGTATCTGCACCACCTTGCTGAACGTGATGAATCAGCAGGACACGTCACTTGGCCTGGCCACCATGTGTATTGGTATGGGGCAGGGCGTCGCTACGGTGTTTGAACGCCTGAAATAAACGCGCCAGAGCGCTATGCGGGCGCTTTGAACGTTGCATAAGCCAGCCATGTAAGGCGGCGGCATCTTGATAAAAGGTGCCGCCATTTTTGCGTCAGGAGCAGGCGTTTTTAGCGGCCGTTTTTAACAAATTTTTTAACACCCGCTTTTTAACAACCCAGTTCAAAGGAAATACGCTCTGCAGTATCGAGCAATTGTCCCTTGAGCGCGCTGATGTGGTCATCGCTACTCATCAGGGCGTCAGGGCCTGAAATATTGATCGCGGCGACGATATTCCCTTGATAGTCCTTCAGCCCGGTGGCAATGGCGGTGGCATAGTCAGAGCGGTGCATCACCCAGCCGTTGGCTCTATCCTGGATAACCGTCTGTTTGAGTTCAGGCAGGGTGCGGGGTGCTGGCGCCGGATAGCCGTCCAGACGTACGTGTTGATAGAGCGCATCCAACTCCGCTTCGTCTAGGGCGGTAAGCAGCACTCGCCCCATGGCGCAGCTATGGCAGGCAATGCGGGTACCCACCGGGATGTTCACCGATAGCCGCTGAGACGCAAAGGAGCGGTAGATATACACCGCTTCACGGCCCTCGCGCACACTGAGATGGCAGGACATTGATACCTGATTGCGCAGGTTATTCAGGTGCGGCATGACGATATCGACAATATCCCGACTGGCCAGGTAGCTAAAGCCCTGGGAGATTACCTGAGGGCCCAGCTGATAGGTGTTCTTGGCGACCTTTTCAAGATAATGCATCTCGGTCAGAGTCGACACGATGCGGTAGATGGAGGCTGTAGTGACATCAAGAGCGTCAGCAAACTCCTGGGTCGTCAGAACCCGATGCTGGCTGTCGAACAGCTCAAGAATTCTAAGACCGCGATAGAGGGCGGGAACCGTATAGTCGTTCTCTTTGCTGGAATGTTTCGCCATAAGCGTGATGAGGCTCAGCTGAAGGGTGGGGAGATTAAAACGGCCGGGTATTGTTCCAGACCGTTTTGATTGCGCGCTATTTTAAGGGGCGCTTGGTTGGCTGACTAGCATGGCGCACCACCGCATCAGCTTTCCAGCGCGTGCTGCAAGGCCGTCACGCTCAAGGGCTGGTCGTCAAATTCCTGCATTGCATCCAGCATCACCGACCAGAAATAACAGGCCAAAGCCGTGTCGACCAGCAGATAGAAGCAGGCACCGGCATTAATGACGATGGCGTTGGCGCGGGCAACCGAGGTTTGCGCCACCTGGCCCGGCGCAAAGACGTTCGGGCGCATATCAACACCGCACAGCTTGGCCATCACTGCGCTGATGTGTGGGCCACTCAATGCCAGCCAGGCGTGGGTGTCCTGGCGTGGCAGGCAGTAGACGCCGCTCTGGTGAGAAGGCCATTGTGTTTCATGCTGGCTGATCCGCTGGCCTGCATCCGCAAGGCTGCCCAGGAGCAGATATTCGCTGGCGGAAAGCCGTGCCACCAGGCTGCCATCCGGCTGTTTTACCGCCTGATTCGGGGCTGATGGCAGCTGATAACCATGCTTAGTGAGAAAACCTGCCGCCTTTTGGCCACGCACCCCAAGGCGAGCCAGCGCAGACAGATCCGACAGGCTGCACTGGGTGAGCCGTGCAGCATTTGCCTCCTTGCCATCATCCGGCGTTCCCTCAACGGCATAGCCATTCAACGGTTGCCAGTGGTCGTTTACTGAGCGGGCCTGATGAAGGTGGTAAAGCGGCGTGCGCTTGGGAGCAAGAGCCTCTTGTAGAGTCGCCATGGTTACATCTCCTGTCGGCTATTCTGGGCATCGTAGAAAGGTAGCTTGACGACCTCGGCGTTGACTTCTGAACCACCTTCGACACGGATGGTAATCTGGCTGCCGGGGGATTTATCAGGGCTGGCATAGGCCAAGCCAATAATGCTCTCCAGGGTGGCCGAGTATTCACAGGAGGTGACGTTACCAGTGATATCCGCCCCGTCGAGTAC from Halomonas sp. CH40 includes these protein-coding regions:
- a CDS encoding preprotein translocase subunit YajC, which gives rise to MEWFFIIIVVMLVAAPVMWLKPSPRQQRQALLRNSVRKQGVDVKMAVPPLHDVKQAMPGYQWRYPQQAPGPDFLLVRDSDASDALTPYHAGWRWRIAPLRAWPEPADSVLKALLERLPQDALVLESSESSLTLWWWESQNAERFSSYIEDFVTLRDCLKGHADRPKKQHKASALTHGRDDVSAS
- the fadA gene encoding acetyl-CoA C-acyltransferase FadA produces the protein MSLNPRDIVVVDATRTAMAKAKQGAFRHVRAENLSAAVMQSLFDRNPNLDPSEVDDVIWGCVNQTLEQAMNIARNAAIMTGIPRSVPAQTVNRLCGSSMSALHIAAANIKAGMGDFFIIGGVEHMEHVPMTHGVDVNPAASKHAAKAAMMMGLTAELLGKMHGISREDQDKFGVRSHQRAQAAMENGYFANEIVGVEGHDAKGFKVLVKNDEVIRPESTLESMAALKPVFDPRSGTVTAGTSSALSVGASAMAVMSYERAQALGLTPMARVLSTGVAGCDASIMGYGPVPASKKALKAAGLKADDIDTVELNEAFAAQGLPVLKDLGFLDAMDEKVNLHGGAIALGHPLGCSGSRICTTLLNVMNQQDTSLGLATMCIGMGQGVATVFERLK
- the slyA gene encoding transcriptional regulator SlyA yields the protein MASTIGFRIARLPHLWRSIIDRRLAPLGLTQTRWVTLYHLWRMGNGQTQCELARNIGVEAPSLVRTLSQLESQGLITRQACGNDRRAKRIYLTDEALPLLEQIDAIASKARQEMLAGLSDQQIQQLEDWLAHIEANGLAIQAQDQEAETSSLP
- a CDS encoding TatD family hydrolase; translation: MTTLRDNSTLPEALRFQSPAPLVDIGANLTHDSFQRDLPEVIERAHAANVTTLILTGTDLLHARQAASLSEQYSGVFATAGIHPHDASQWTDTLGQQLAELHQHPGVVAVGECGLDFNRNFSTPQEQERAFEAQLALAASSGLPLFLHERDAGPRMRDMLQHWRGDISDAVIHCFTADKDTLYGYLDLDLHIGLTGWICDERRGHHLQPLVKDIPLDRLMVETDCPYLLPRNLPAKLKGRRHEPALLPWIVREIAHWHGVSEARLAAASSATAQRFFRLPSLVNESAAAKHL
- the fadB gene encoding fatty acid oxidation complex subunit alpha FadB; amino-acid sequence: MIYQGNAISVARSDDDIATLTFDLQGESVNKLSSAVIKELGEAVQALNAEHGLNGLIIASGKEAFIVGADITEFHQLFDKGQDYLVEMNLKVHEIFNAIEDLPFPTVTAINGLALGGGCEVLLTTDFRVMSEKAKIGLPETKLGIIPGWGGCVRLPRMIGADNAIEWIAGGTENRADAALKVGAVDAVVPQDDLLDAAADILHRANAGELDIEARRNEKKSALKLNAIEQMMVFETAKGYVAGKAGPHYPAPIEAIKVIQKGAGEERERAQQIEANTFARMALTDVAFNLVGLFMNDQLVKKKGSGYEKQSQPVKQTAVLGAGIMGGGIAYQSASKGTPILMKDIKDDAIELGLKEARKLFAKQVDRKKLSVDQMAARLSNIRPTLSYGDFGNVDLVVEAVVENPKVKDAVLTEVEDKVSDSTILTSNTSTISINRLAKNLKRPENFCGMHFFNPVHRMPLVEVIRGEKTSDAAVAATVAYARAMGKTPIVVNDCPGFLVNRVLFPYFGGFSFLMEQGADFQRVDKVMEKFGWPMGPAYLLDVVGLDTAVHANEVMAEGFPDRMARETKTAIQVMFDNDRLGQKNAKGFYTYEEDKKGKPVKVSDEQAHSLVSSVVKETKEFSDDDIIARMMVPLCLETVRCLEDGIVDSAAEADMALIYGIGFPPFRGGALRYIDAMGVAEFVAQADALAEELGALYAPTPKLREMARDHSRFYPANA
- a CDS encoding ATP-binding cassette domain-containing protein, which codes for MTLLRLEQLQLAYGTQVLLDRADLTVEKGERLALVGRNGTGKSTLLKLVAGDIKPDDGTIWRAPGLKIGVLSQELPESSGMTIFDMVAQGLPEAGDLLSEYHHLINDPDPDMNRMAVLQTRIEAIDGWSFHQRIDVVLTRLGLPPEAEMSALSGGWRRRVALARALVAEPDLLLLDEPTNHLDLDTIAWLEEQLLAFNGAVLLITHDRAFLSKLATHILELDRGKLGRYPGKYAEYQERKQHELEVEARENALFDKKLAQEEAWIRQGVKARRTRNEGRVRELEQMRMERSQRRERQGTANLSVDSGERTGKRVVKLKGVTQRFGDEVILRDVNLEVMRGDRIGFLGRNGAGKTTLLKILLGELAPTEGSVQLGTNLQVAYFDQLRAGLELNKTVYDNVAQGSDRVSVGGKDRHVMSYLQDFLFTPDRVRQPVKALSGGESNRLLLAKLFTQPANVLVLDEPTNDLDMETLELLEELLLDFDGTLLLVSHDRTFMDNVVTSMLAFEGQGCVREYVGGYTDWIRQGGKLPPAPWDGAARQHTEPTSEVAEKAQDKPAAEPARKTVKLSYKLQRELDGLPADIERLEGEIETLEQEVGDPAFYQQDASVVTARLQALENVQQSLEAAMERWMELEAMANGEQ
- a CDS encoding universal stress protein: MSYHHILVAVDLTKDSHKVLERAVAIAERNNDAKISIMHTLEPLGFAYGGDIPMDLTSIQDQLDDHAKKRLAEIAETHIPSEDQHVLVGMPDTEIHRFAQEHDVDLIVVGSHGRHGFALLLGSTSTGVLHGAQCDVLAVRVGKKGEESAE
- a CDS encoding IclR family transcriptional regulator, which codes for MAKHSSKENDYTVPALYRGLRILELFDSQHRVLTTQEFADALDVTTASIYRIVSTLTEMHYLEKVAKNTYQLGPQVISQGFSYLASRDIVDIVMPHLNNLRNQVSMSCHLSVREGREAVYIYRSFASQRLSVNIPVGTRIACHSCAMGRVLLTALDEAELDALYQHVRLDGYPAPAPRTLPELKQTVIQDRANGWVMHRSDYATAIATGLKDYQGNIVAAINISGPDALMSSDDHISALKGQLLDTAERISFELGC